One genomic segment of Pristiophorus japonicus isolate sPriJap1 chromosome 8, sPriJap1.hap1, whole genome shotgun sequence includes these proteins:
- the ankrd45 gene encoding ankyrin repeat domain-containing protein 45 isoform X2 codes for MDPDSENNAEKGTDPNNDDTSENEDLQLGFRNSFLTSVLAGNAENIRKCFEEEGVYYELPSRLLNIHDEFGRNALFAASMLGHCEAINELVTQGADVNEQTNRGYTPLHCAAAWGKLESLKTLVGLGANIQNINLRAEKARDIANRYSKTECTEFLDWAEGKLILELYINNMYETIADLEKTKGKLTKQNKTAFVNACRAKSEWLNSAQSGSIQEFEEQKKQLELTLEPIIIKLTTQCA; via the exons ATGGATCCGGACAGTGAAAACAATGCTGAAAAAGGTACAGACCCCAACAATGATGATACATCAGAAAATGAAGATCTTCAGCTCGGATTTAGGAACAGctttcttaccagtgtgctcgcAGGAAATGCCGAGAACATACGCAAGTGTTTTGAAGAAGAAGGTGTATACTATGAGCTACCAAGTAGATTGCTAAATATACATGATGAATTCGGCAGAAATGCTCTCTTTGCAGCCTCCATGCTGGGTCATTGTGAAGCTATCAATGAGTTGGTGACACAAGGAGCAGATGTGAATGAGCAAACCAACAGAG GGTACACCCCGTTACACTGTGCCGCTGCCTGGGGGAAGCTGGAGAGCCTAAAAACTTTGGTGGGCCTCGGAGCTAACATTCAAAACATCAACCTCAGAGCTGAAAAGGCACGAGATATAGCTAATCGATATTCCAAGACTGAATGCACAGAGTTTCTAGATTGGGCAG AGGGCAAACTGATTTTGGAGTTGTATATTAATAACATGTACGAAACTATTGCTGATCTTGAAAAGACAAAGGGCAAGCTGACCAAGCAAAACAAG ACTGCCTTCGTAAATGCCTGCCGTGCAAAATCCGAATGGCTAAATTCGGCACAGAGTGGTTCCATACAGGAATTCGAGGAGCAAAAGAAACAGCTGGAGTTGACTCTGGAACCAATCATTATAAAACTAACAACACAGT GTGCATAA
- the ankrd45 gene encoding ankyrin repeat domain-containing protein 45 isoform X1, which produces MDPDSENNAEKGTDPNNDDTSENEDLQLGFRNSFLTSVLAGNAENIRKCFEEEGVYYELPSRLLNIHDEFGRNALFAASMLGHCEAINELVTQGADVNEQTNRGYTPLHCAAAWGKLESLKTLVGLGANIQNINLRAEKARDIANRYSKTECTEFLDWAEGKLILELYINNMYETIADLEKTKGKLTKQNKTAFVNACRAKSEWLNSAQSGSIQEFEEQKKQLELTLEPIIIKLTTQSPQPTKASKP; this is translated from the exons ATGGATCCGGACAGTGAAAACAATGCTGAAAAAGGTACAGACCCCAACAATGATGATACATCAGAAAATGAAGATCTTCAGCTCGGATTTAGGAACAGctttcttaccagtgtgctcgcAGGAAATGCCGAGAACATACGCAAGTGTTTTGAAGAAGAAGGTGTATACTATGAGCTACCAAGTAGATTGCTAAATATACATGATGAATTCGGCAGAAATGCTCTCTTTGCAGCCTCCATGCTGGGTCATTGTGAAGCTATCAATGAGTTGGTGACACAAGGAGCAGATGTGAATGAGCAAACCAACAGAG GGTACACCCCGTTACACTGTGCCGCTGCCTGGGGGAAGCTGGAGAGCCTAAAAACTTTGGTGGGCCTCGGAGCTAACATTCAAAACATCAACCTCAGAGCTGAAAAGGCACGAGATATAGCTAATCGATATTCCAAGACTGAATGCACAGAGTTTCTAGATTGGGCAG AGGGCAAACTGATTTTGGAGTTGTATATTAATAACATGTACGAAACTATTGCTGATCTTGAAAAGACAAAGGGCAAGCTGACCAAGCAAAACAAG ACTGCCTTCGTAAATGCCTGCCGTGCAAAATCCGAATGGCTAAATTCGGCACAGAGTGGTTCCATACAGGAATTCGAGGAGCAAAAGAAACAGCTGGAGTTGACTCTGGAACCAATCATTATAAAACTAACAACACAGT CCCCACAACCTACAAAAGCCTCTAAACCCTAA
- the gtpbp3 gene encoding tRNA modification GTPase GTPBP3, mitochondrial, with protein MKFNRLLIFLKQRRFRTTSNSRERSTIFALSSGHGRCGVAVIRVSGPASSTTLSCLTGGRPLPTARAATLRPLLEPGSGERLDSALVLWLPGPHTFTGEDCCELHVHGGLAVVSGVLGALGCLAGLQPAQAGEFTKRAFQNGRLDLTEAEALGDLIHAETEAQRRQALRQMAGDLGRLYRGWSGRLTRCLAHAEADIDFGEDDNIEEGLLGRVDTEVRDLQAELGRHLCDSRRGERLRGGVRVAIVGPTNAGKSSLLNAMCQRPAAIVSPVAGTTRDVVEAALNVGGYPVLLSDTAGLRETADTVEREGVRRARERLEQADIVVVVVDAAELPPDVVPFLQRYLSEVSSSPESQQRRADADWLVVCNKTDLVPPRDWDRLCLAAEQRGLPRVCPLSCKTGSGFDGFLQLLGERVEKMCGDPLAGSPSLTQARHRLHLQSCAHALAQYHRHRQLDLVLAAEQLRLALRQLGKITGKIGAEEILDVIFRDFCIGK; from the coding sequence ATGAAGTTTAATAGACTTTTAATTTTCCTCAAACAGCGTCGTTTTCGGACCACCTCGAACTCCCGGGAGAGAAGCACCATTTTCGCGCTGAGCTCGGGTCACGGCCGGTGTGGGGTGGCCGTCATCCGAGTGAGCGGCCCTGCCAGCAGCACCACACTGAGCTGCCTGACCGGTGGCCGCCCCCTGCCCACGGCCCGGGCTGCCACCCTGCGGCCGCTGCTGGAGCCCGGCTCTGGCGAGCGGCTGGACTCGGCGCTGGTGCTGTGGCTGCCGGGCCCACACACATTCACCGGCGAAGACTGCTGCGAGCTGCACGTCCACGGCGGCCTGGCGGTGGTGAGCGGGGTGCTGGGGGCCCTGGGCTGCTTGGCCGGGCTGCAGCCTGCCCAGGCCGGCGAGTTCACCAAGCGGGCCTTTCAGAACGGCAGGCTGGACCTGACGGAGGCCGAGGCCCTGGGCGACCTGATCCACGCCGAGACCGAAGCCCAGCGCAGGCAAGCGCTGCGGCAGATGGCCGGCGACCTGGGCCGCCTGTACCGCGGCTGGAGCGGCCGGCTGACCCGCTGCCTGGCCCACGCCGAGGCCGACATCGATTTCGGTGAAGACGACAACATCGAGGAGGGGCTTCTAGGCCGGGTGGACACCGAGGTGCGCGACCTGCAGGCCGAGCTGGGCCGCCACCTGTGTGACAGCCGCCGCGGCGAGCGGTTGCGGGGCGGTGTCCGTGTCGCCATCGTCGGCCCGACCAACGCCGGCAAAAGCAGCCTGCTGAATGCCATGTGCCAGAGGCCAGCCGCCATCGTGTCGCCGGTGGCTGGGACGACGCGCGACGTGGTGGAGGCGGCGCTGAACGTCGGTGGCTACCCCGTGCTGCTGAGCGACACGGCGGGACTGCGAGAGACGGCGGACACGGTGGAGCGAGAGGGAGTGAGGCGGGCACGGGAAAGGTTGGAGCAGGCCGacattgtggtggtggtggtggacgcCGCGGAACTGCCGCCTGACGTGGTCCCTTTCCTCCAGCGGTATCTGAGCGAAGTGAGTTCCTCACCCGAATCCCAACAGCGCCGGGCTGACGCGGATTGGCTTGTGGTCTGCAATAAGACGGATCTCGTTCCGCCACGGGACTGGGACAGGCTGTGCCTGGCCGCGGAACAACGTGGGCTGCCTCGGGTGTGCCCGCTGTCCTGCAAAACCGGCAGCGGCTTCGACGGCTTCCTGCAGCTGCTCGGCGAACGAGTGGAAAAGATGTGCGGCGACCCGCTGGCCGGCAGCCCGAGTCTCACGCAGGctcgccaccggctgcacctccagaGCTGTGCCCACGCTCTTGCGCAGTATCACCGGCACCGGCAGCTCGACCTAGTCCTGGCCGCGGAGCAGCTGAGGTTGGCGTTGAGACAACTGGGAAAGATCACCGGAAAAATTGGAGCCGAAGAGATCCTGGATGTTATATTCAGGGATTTCTGCATTGGGAAATAA